A window of Clostridium novyi genomic DNA:
TACTCAGGAGATGGCTGAAATACAACTGCTTTTAATTTTTCACGCTTATTATTTATAATAGCATGATTAGATGTTAATATATAATCACTATGACTATTACCCACAAGACATCCCATTGTTGCCGTTTTAAGACCTTTCACACCGATACAATATCCTCCAGTTACTGGACGCTTTCTAGTTGTTAAAGATGCTGTTTTAGGAATATCGCTTTCTATAACATCTGTAGGAACTCCCTTATAAATATTAGGAACTAGATTACATGCGGATATCCTATCTAAAGGCAATTTTTTAGTTACAAAAACTACAATGCATTTCATACAAGTATAAAATCCATTTTTTATCTTATAACCAAGACCTACACCTATTACATTTTCTTTACTAAGAAAATATTTATATTCACAATTAGTAATGTATGCAATTTTATCATTTAAATTATGATAATTATAATTCATTTTATATCATTCCTTAACATTAAAATAAATTCATATAATAATATATGATCTTTTTTTAATAATTGACATTAAATGCTCTATTGCAAATTTGCATCTATAATTTACTAAGTATATATTTAAACAAACGTAAAAAACTAATACTTACATGGAGGTGATACGTTATGAGTAAAAGACCTTTAGTACCAGAAGCTAAAGATAAATTAGATAAATTAAAAACAGAATATGCAAATGAACTTGGCATAAAATTTAATGATAAGTATAAAGGAAATGAAACTACAAAATTAAATGGATATACCGGTGGACCTATTGGAGGGTGATAACTGTTACAATAAATCTATAAATATCTATAAAAATATATTGTTATTTTATATATTTAGTTGTATAATAATATTGAGGTGATAAGTATGAAATATTACTCAATAGGAGAATTTGCAACTAAAATAGGAAAAACAGTTCAAACTCTTAGAAACTGGGATAAAAATGAAACTTTAAAACCATCACACATAACTAATGGTGGAACAAGATATTATTCACAAGAACAACTTAATCACTTTTTGGGCTTAAAATCAGAAGTACAACTAAATAAAAAAACTATTGGATATTGCAGAGTTAGTTCTCATAAACAAAAAGACGACCTTGAAAGGCAAATTGAAAATGTTAAAACATATATGTTGGCCAGAGGTTATCAATTTGAGATTATAACAGATATAGGGAGTGGAATTAACTACAATAAAAAGGGATTAAATCAA
This region includes:
- a CDS encoding alpha/beta-type small acid-soluble spore protein, which encodes MSKRPLVPEAKDKLDKLKTEYANELGIKFNDKYKGNETTKLNGYTGGPIGG
- a CDS encoding trypsin-like serine protease, coding for MNYNYHNLNDKIAYITNCEYKYFLSKENVIGVGLGYKIKNGFYTCMKCIVVFVTKKLPLDRISACNLVPNIYKGVPTDVIESDIPKTASLTTRKRPVTGGYCIGVKGLKTATMGCLVGNSHSDYILTSNHAIINNKREKLKAVVFQPSPEYGGKESEDIIGKVVTFTRVLPQSQINDSDAALVLTDRIKSSIDITFIGPIRGTSDGRVGQKVQKVGCISGLTTGNITTINTTIMINYLGEEVLFKNQIVTTKMSVDGDSGSVLLNNNKEAIGLLMANSKSNTVYNDINIVLTKLYVHILRR
- a CDS encoding IS607 family transposase: MKYYSIGEFATKIGKTVQTLRNWDKNETLKPSHITNGGTRYYSQEQLNHFLGLKSEVQLNKKTIGYCRVSSHKQKDDLERQIENVKTYMLARGYQFEIITDIGSGINYNKKGLNQLMDMITNSEVDKVVILYKDRLIRFGFELIENLCNKYGTTIEIIDNTEKSEEQELVEDLIQIVKVFSCRLQGKRANKAKKMIKELIEDDTFKES